The following are from one region of the Platichthys flesus chromosome 2, fPlaFle2.1, whole genome shotgun sequence genome:
- the stx16 gene encoding syntaxin-16 isoform X2, producing MATRRLTDAFLLMRNNAIQNRQILAEQLADDRMALVSGISLDPEAAIGVTKKLPPKWIEGIDEIQYEITRVRQKMKELALLHDKHMNRPTLDDSSEEEHAIEITTQEITQMFHRCQRAVTGLQTRCGHCTEQEERLLRNVVSSLAQSLQELSTNFRYTQSSYLKRMKNREERSKHFFDSGPLMEEDEDLALYDKGFTEDQLVLMEENTVMVEEREKEIRQIVQSISDLNEIFRDLAGMVVEQGTVLDRIDFNVEQACVKTDEGLKQLQKAEQYQKKNRKMLVILILFVIVIVLIIILFGTKF from the exons ATGGCCACTCGGCGTCTGACCGATGCCTTCTTGTTAATGCGGAACAATGCAATCCAAAACCGGCAAATATTGGCTGAGCAA ttgGCTGATGATCGCATGGCCCTGGTGTCAGGAATTAGTCTGGACCCTGAGGCTGCCATTGGAGTAACAAAGAAACTGCCTCCTAAATGGATAGAGGGAATTGATGAG ATTCAATATGAAATCACACGAGTTCGACAGAAGATGAAGGAACTGGCCTTACTTCATGACAAGCACATGAACCGTCCCACACTGGATGACAGTAGTGAAGAAGAGCATGCCATAGAAATCACTACACAGGAGATCACACAG aTGTTTCACAGATGCCAGCGAGCTGTGACAGGTTTGCAGACTCGCTGCGGCCACTgcaccgagcaggaggagagactATTGAGAAACGTGGTGTCGTCTCTGGCACAGAGTCTACAAGAGCTGTCCACCAATTTTAGATACACACAGTCCAGTTACCTAAAAC GTATGAAGAATCGTGAGGAGAGATCAAAGCACTTTTTTGACTCAGGACCCTtaatggaggaggatgaagatttAGCTCTGTATGACAAG GGATTCACAGAAGACCAGCTGGTGCTGATGGAGGAGAACACGGTCATGGTTGAAGAACGAGAGAAGGAGATCAGACAAATAGTCCAGTCCATCTCTGATCTGAATGAGATTTTCCGGGACTTGGCAGGAATGGTTGTTGAACAG GGCACCGTGCTTGACAGAATCGACTTCAACGTGGAGCAGGCTTGTgttaaaacagatgagggattGAAACAGTTACAAAAG GCGGAGCAGTAtcagaagaagaacagaaagatGCTGGTCATTTTGATCCTGTTCGTCATAGTCATTGTTctaattattattctttttgGAACAAAGTTCTAG
- the stx16 gene encoding syntaxin-16 isoform X1, protein MATRRLTDAFLLMRNNAIQNRQILAEQVSTYDPRLSTRSNAALADDRMALVSGISLDPEAAIGVTKKLPPKWIEGIDEIQYEITRVRQKMKELALLHDKHMNRPTLDDSSEEEHAIEITTQEITQMFHRCQRAVTGLQTRCGHCTEQEERLLRNVVSSLAQSLQELSTNFRYTQSSYLKRMKNREERSKHFFDSGPLMEEDEDLALYDKGFTEDQLVLMEENTVMVEEREKEIRQIVQSISDLNEIFRDLAGMVVEQGTVLDRIDFNVEQACVKTDEGLKQLQKAEQYQKKNRKMLVILILFVIVIVLIIILFGTKF, encoded by the exons ATGGCCACTCGGCGTCTGACCGATGCCTTCTTGTTAATGCGGAACAATGCAATCCAAAACCGGCAAATATTGGCTGAGCAAGTGAGTACATACGACCCCCGTCTGAGTACACGTAGCAATGCTGCG ttgGCTGATGATCGCATGGCCCTGGTGTCAGGAATTAGTCTGGACCCTGAGGCTGCCATTGGAGTAACAAAGAAACTGCCTCCTAAATGGATAGAGGGAATTGATGAG ATTCAATATGAAATCACACGAGTTCGACAGAAGATGAAGGAACTGGCCTTACTTCATGACAAGCACATGAACCGTCCCACACTGGATGACAGTAGTGAAGAAGAGCATGCCATAGAAATCACTACACAGGAGATCACACAG aTGTTTCACAGATGCCAGCGAGCTGTGACAGGTTTGCAGACTCGCTGCGGCCACTgcaccgagcaggaggagagactATTGAGAAACGTGGTGTCGTCTCTGGCACAGAGTCTACAAGAGCTGTCCACCAATTTTAGATACACACAGTCCAGTTACCTAAAAC GTATGAAGAATCGTGAGGAGAGATCAAAGCACTTTTTTGACTCAGGACCCTtaatggaggaggatgaagatttAGCTCTGTATGACAAG GGATTCACAGAAGACCAGCTGGTGCTGATGGAGGAGAACACGGTCATGGTTGAAGAACGAGAGAAGGAGATCAGACAAATAGTCCAGTCCATCTCTGATCTGAATGAGATTTTCCGGGACTTGGCAGGAATGGTTGTTGAACAG GGCACCGTGCTTGACAGAATCGACTTCAACGTGGAGCAGGCTTGTgttaaaacagatgagggattGAAACAGTTACAAAAG GCGGAGCAGTAtcagaagaagaacagaaagatGCTGGTCATTTTGATCCTGTTCGTCATAGTCATTGTTctaattattattctttttgGAACAAAGTTCTAG
- the stx16 gene encoding syntaxin-16 isoform X3 yields MALVSGISLDPEAAIGVTKKLPPKWIEGIDEIQYEITRVRQKMKELALLHDKHMNRPTLDDSSEEEHAIEITTQEITQMFHRCQRAVTGLQTRCGHCTEQEERLLRNVVSSLAQSLQELSTNFRYTQSSYLKRMKNREERSKHFFDSGPLMEEDEDLALYDKGFTEDQLVLMEENTVMVEEREKEIRQIVQSISDLNEIFRDLAGMVVEQGTVLDRIDFNVEQACVKTDEGLKQLQKAEQYQKKNRKMLVILILFVIVIVLIIILFGTKF; encoded by the exons ATGGCCCTGGTGTCAGGAATTAGTCTGGACCCTGAGGCTGCCATTGGAGTAACAAAGAAACTGCCTCCTAAATGGATAGAGGGAATTGATGAG ATTCAATATGAAATCACACGAGTTCGACAGAAGATGAAGGAACTGGCCTTACTTCATGACAAGCACATGAACCGTCCCACACTGGATGACAGTAGTGAAGAAGAGCATGCCATAGAAATCACTACACAGGAGATCACACAG aTGTTTCACAGATGCCAGCGAGCTGTGACAGGTTTGCAGACTCGCTGCGGCCACTgcaccgagcaggaggagagactATTGAGAAACGTGGTGTCGTCTCTGGCACAGAGTCTACAAGAGCTGTCCACCAATTTTAGATACACACAGTCCAGTTACCTAAAAC GTATGAAGAATCGTGAGGAGAGATCAAAGCACTTTTTTGACTCAGGACCCTtaatggaggaggatgaagatttAGCTCTGTATGACAAG GGATTCACAGAAGACCAGCTGGTGCTGATGGAGGAGAACACGGTCATGGTTGAAGAACGAGAGAAGGAGATCAGACAAATAGTCCAGTCCATCTCTGATCTGAATGAGATTTTCCGGGACTTGGCAGGAATGGTTGTTGAACAG GGCACCGTGCTTGACAGAATCGACTTCAACGTGGAGCAGGCTTGTgttaaaacagatgagggattGAAACAGTTACAAAAG GCGGAGCAGTAtcagaagaagaacagaaagatGCTGGTCATTTTGATCCTGTTCGTCATAGTCATTGTTctaattattattctttttgGAACAAAGTTCTAG